One genomic window of Mucilaginibacter sp. SJ includes the following:
- a CDS encoding RNA polymerase sigma-70 factor — translation MIQENKLPITSFTQGDAKTFETLFRLYYTRLTLFSNRFVNDLTVAEEITADVFTHLWERGHEVNFCSLVSSYLFKMVQNRSLNYLKRQKIENLYVNYLEKNNLFDELRNTLENGLEEKELALQIEAAIATLPEKCREIFVLSRFSDMKYREIAVQLNISPKTVERQMSIALEKLRRVLKHVSYMLF, via the coding sequence ATGATCCAGGAAAACAAACTACCTATAACCTCATTTACACAGGGTGACGCGAAAACGTTTGAAACCCTGTTCAGGCTATACTATACCCGCTTAACTTTGTTCTCCAATCGTTTTGTAAACGATTTAACCGTTGCCGAAGAAATTACCGCCGATGTATTCACCCACCTGTGGGAGCGCGGGCATGAGGTCAATTTTTGCTCATTAGTAAGTTCCTATCTTTTTAAAATGGTGCAAAACCGAAGCCTTAACTACCTTAAGCGCCAGAAAATAGAAAACCTTTACGTTAATTACCTCGAAAAAAACAACCTGTTTGATGAGTTGCGCAATACGCTCGAAAACGGACTGGAGGAAAAAGAACTCGCCCTGCAGATAGAAGCTGCCATAGCTACCCTTCCCGAAAAATGCCGCGAGATTTTTGTACTGAGCCGTTTCAGCGATATGAAATATCGCGAAATTGCCGTACAGCTTAATATCTCCCCTAAAACAGTAGAGCGCCAGATGAGCATCGCCCTCGAAAAATTACGCCGGGTGTTGAAGCATGTGAGTTATATGCTTTTTTAA
- a CDS encoding efflux RND transporter periplasmic adaptor subunit encodes MGKTTKYILIGLGALIVLLIIAKVTGLIGKPALTQVATEKAETREINETVSASGKIKPHVEVKISPEVSGEVVELPIKEGDVVKKGQLLCKIRPDILKSGYDRAIASYNTQKASVGNSSQMLKQAEATYANQAGIYKRSKELYDKKVLTVSEFENAKAAYEGAKASLEAAKQNVVGSQYGLAQSQASVKEAQDNLAKTTIYSPVDGVVSKLSVEKGERVLGTQQFAGTEIMTISDLSKMDVNVDVNENDINRISLGDSSKIEVDAFLGKKFTGVVTEIGSSANVVGTSADQVTNFTVKVRINADSYAALLKKTADNPSPFRPGLTATVDISTNSAKALSVPIQSVTTREEKKENNGPPKADEDKSKPQISPVAKEYVFVLNAGKLKQVQVTTGIQNDSYIQILSGLKGGEEVVSAPYSAISKTLSDGQAVQKVDKSKLFNADNTK; translated from the coding sequence ATGGGAAAAACTACTAAATATATTCTGATAGGTCTTGGCGCACTGATTGTCCTGCTGATCATTGCTAAGGTAACGGGCCTGATAGGTAAGCCCGCGCTAACCCAGGTAGCTACCGAAAAGGCCGAAACACGTGAAATAAACGAAACCGTATCGGCCAGCGGAAAAATTAAGCCGCATGTTGAGGTTAAGATAAGCCCCGAGGTATCGGGCGAGGTGGTTGAGCTGCCAATAAAAGAGGGTGACGTGGTTAAAAAAGGCCAGCTGCTTTGCAAGATCAGGCCCGACATTTTAAAATCTGGTTATGACCGTGCTATTGCATCATATAATACCCAAAAGGCGAGCGTAGGTAATTCAAGCCAGATGCTTAAACAAGCCGAAGCTACCTATGCTAACCAGGCCGGTATCTACAAGCGCAGTAAAGAGCTTTATGATAAAAAGGTATTGACAGTTTCGGAATTTGAAAATGCCAAAGCTGCTTATGAAGGCGCTAAAGCATCGCTTGAAGCTGCCAAACAAAATGTAGTAGGTTCGCAATATGGCCTGGCACAATCACAGGCATCGGTTAAGGAAGCACAGGATAACCTGGCGAAAACAACTATTTACTCGCCGGTTGATGGTGTGGTTTCAAAGCTATCTGTTGAAAAAGGTGAGCGTGTTTTGGGTACCCAGCAATTTGCCGGTACCGAGATCATGACTATATCTGATCTGAGCAAAATGGACGTGAATGTTGACGTGAATGAAAACGACATCAACCGTATCTCCCTTGGCGATTCATCAAAAATTGAAGTAGACGCATTTTTAGGCAAGAAATTTACCGGTGTGGTAACTGAAATAGGCAGTTCGGCAAACGTGGTGGGTACATCTGCCGACCAGGTAACAAACTTTACCGTAAAAGTGAGGATCAACGCCGATTCATATGCCGCCCTGTTAAAGAAAACAGCCGATAATCCATCACCTTTCCGTCCGGGGTTAACAGCCACTGTTGATATCAGCACTAATTCGGCCAAAGCGCTGTCGGTACCAATCCAATCGGTAACCACCCGCGAGGAAAAGAAAGAAAATAACGGTCCGCCTAAAGCTGATGAAGATAAGAGTAAACCACAAATCAGTCCGGTAGCCAAAGAATACGTATTTGTACTAAACGCAGGTAAGCTTAAACAGGTACAGGTAACTACGGGTATCCAGAACGATAGTTACATCCAGATCTTATCCGGCCTTAAAGGTGGCGAAGAAGTTGTATCAGCTCCATATTCGGCTATTTCAAAAACGCTTAGCGATGGGCAAGCTGTTCAGAAAGTAGATAAGTCAAAATTATTTAACGCTGATAATACTAAGTAA
- a CDS encoding TolC family protein: protein MKLKLLLSVKATFICTIIFSACGFNTRAQEVIGLQKAVDLALERNLTIKQAEFTAAITNEDLKQSKYNQLPNLAVSPQGSFNFGRNIDPSTNQFSNQRILAVSGNFTSQVTLFQGGQLRNTVIQNKILLDADKTNVAKVKNDLILNVVTTYLLVLTNQDLVKAAQQQIDVSKIALDRAQKSFDVGNQTLADLSQAKAQLSTNDLNYTNAENQLEQSLLTLKQYMEMDPGTDIKVERPDISKLNNVQTVYNAQEVVKTALAVNPDVLLAEQRQKAAAQGVKIARGNYYPSVVLFGAAGSYFSDAKNTPFGVTPTGRFDTLGFVQGSQQPVVTPNYHVSYKSNPFFRQLSDNFNQSVGVSLQIPIFNRFLSRTAVRKAKLQNQNAEVTAQLARNNLSKIIYQAVWDLQAADKRYASATQTYNANKDAFNIIQQRYTVGLVNSLDYNTSLTNLNKSQFDMIEAQYQVIFRSKVIDYYLGNPITL from the coding sequence ATGAAACTAAAATTATTACTATCAGTTAAAGCAACGTTCATTTGCACAATTATATTTTCGGCATGCGGCTTTAATACCCGCGCACAGGAGGTAATAGGCTTGCAAAAGGCGGTAGACCTGGCCCTTGAACGAAACCTCACCATTAAACAGGCCGAATTCACAGCTGCCATTACCAACGAAGATCTTAAACAGTCGAAATATAATCAACTGCCAAATTTAGCCGTAAGCCCACAAGGCTCATTCAACTTTGGCCGTAATATCGACCCTTCAACCAACCAATTCAGTAACCAGCGTATTTTGGCGGTTAGTGGCAACTTTACCTCGCAGGTAACGCTGTTTCAGGGCGGGCAATTGCGTAATACAGTTATTCAGAACAAGATTTTGCTGGATGCCGATAAAACCAATGTTGCCAAGGTGAAAAACGATCTGATACTGAACGTGGTTACAACTTACCTGCTGGTGTTAACTAACCAGGATTTGGTAAAAGCGGCCCAGCAGCAAATTGATGTATCAAAAATAGCTTTAGACCGTGCCCAGAAAAGCTTTGACGTGGGTAATCAAACTCTTGCCGATCTGTCGCAGGCAAAAGCGCAGCTATCAACCAACGACCTTAACTATACCAATGCCGAAAATCAACTGGAGCAATCCTTATTGACCTTAAAGCAATATATGGAGATGGACCCCGGTACCGACATTAAAGTTGAAAGGCCGGATATCAGCAAGTTAAATAATGTACAAACCGTATATAACGCCCAGGAAGTTGTTAAAACCGCTCTTGCAGTAAACCCGGATGTGTTATTGGCCGAACAGCGCCAAAAAGCCGCGGCGCAGGGTGTTAAAATAGCAAGAGGCAACTATTATCCCTCAGTAGTGTTATTTGGTGCTGCCGGTTCATACTTTTCTGATGCCAAGAACACGCCTTTTGGTGTTACGCCAACCGGCAGGTTTGATACACTGGGTTTTGTTCAGGGCTCCCAGCAACCGGTTGTTACACCTAATTATCACGTGAGCTATAAAAGCAACCCATTCTTCAGGCAACTGAGCGATAATTTTAACCAATCGGTAGGGGTGAGCTTACAGATCCCTATTTTCAATAGGTTCTTGTCTCGCACAGCGGTTAGAAAAGCAAAACTGCAAAACCAAAACGCCGAAGTAACTGCGCAACTGGCGCGTAATAACCTGAGCAAAATCATTTACCAGGCAGTATGGGATTTACAGGCCGCCGATAAGCGTTATGCATCGGCAACGCAAACCTATAACGCAAATAAAGATGCGTTTAATATTATCCAGCAACGCTATACAGTAGGTTTGGTTAACTCGCTTGATTATAATACATCGCTAACCAATCTTAACAAATCGCAGTTTGATATGATTGAGGCGCAATACCAGGTGATTTTCAGAAGCAAAGTCATTGACTATTATTTAGGCAACCCTATAACACTTTAA
- a CDS encoding polysaccharide deacetylase family protein has translation MYLVKTPWLLKKLYPQLTWDIKSTDRCIYLTFDDGPIPIVTPAVLNILKQYNAKATFFCIGDNVRKHPDIFEQVKAGGHAIGNHTFNHLKGWKTDTQTYLDNFLQADKLLDTPLFRPPYGRIKRAQIRALRTIKPQLNIFMWDVLSGDFDAALKPEDCLKGVLKYTEAGSMVVFHDSIKAFDRLEYVLPRALEVWSKEGYSFKSLQ, from the coding sequence ATGTACCTGGTTAAAACTCCCTGGCTGCTAAAAAAGCTTTATCCCCAACTTACCTGGGATATAAAATCAACTGACCGTTGCATTTATCTCACTTTTGACGACGGCCCTATACCAATTGTTACACCGGCTGTATTAAATATTTTAAAACAATACAATGCCAAAGCCACCTTTTTTTGTATTGGCGACAATGTACGCAAACACCCCGATATTTTTGAACAGGTAAAAGCCGGTGGCCATGCCATTGGCAATCACACCTTCAATCACCTTAAAGGATGGAAAACCGACACGCAAACCTATCTTGATAATTTTTTACAGGCCGATAAATTGCTGGATACGCCGTTGTTTCGTCCTCCATACGGGCGGATAAAAAGGGCACAGATCCGGGCGCTGAGAACCATAAAGCCTCAGTTGAATATTTTTATGTGGGATGTACTCAGCGGCGATTTTGATGCGGCCCTTAAACCTGAAGATTGCCTAAAAGGAGTGCTTAAATATACCGAAGCAGGATCGATGGTAGTATTTCATGACAGCATCAAAGCTTTTGATCGATTGGAGTATGTACTGCCGCGAGCTTTGGAGGTTTGGAGTAAGGAAGGGTATAGTTTTAAGAGTTTGCAGTAA
- a CDS encoding class I SAM-dependent methyltransferase yields the protein MSNELTDKAFWAGYWESKKDLAFNVPANYTFHKLLKNITDAGKPTSAIELGGFPGYFAIFLKKYFGLKTTLFDFYVHPKVLKEVLNANQLNDQDIAVIEGDLFKYQPETEYDLVLSCGLIEHFNDTKGIIEKHLSFLKPGGTLFITLPNFTGVNGWVQRNYDLNNYEKHNINSMNPPLLASYCKELGLKNVEAYYYGKFSVWLEDRANKPAIAKAVTKLVWVAGKVFTKIIPVESKLLSPYIVVTATK from the coding sequence ATGAGCAATGAACTCACCGACAAAGCATTTTGGGCCGGCTATTGGGAATCAAAAAAAGACCTGGCTTTTAATGTGCCGGCTAATTATACTTTTCATAAGCTGCTGAAAAATATTACTGATGCCGGCAAACCGACTTCGGCTATTGAGCTTGGAGGTTTCCCGGGTTATTTTGCCATTTTTTTGAAGAAATATTTCGGGCTAAAAACTACGCTGTTCGATTTCTATGTTCATCCCAAAGTTTTGAAAGAAGTACTGAATGCCAATCAGCTTAATGATCAGGACATCGCGGTTATTGAAGGCGACCTGTTCAAATACCAACCCGAAACCGAATATGACCTGGTACTTTCATGCGGCTTAATTGAACATTTTAACGATACCAAAGGCATTATTGAAAAACACCTCTCTTTCCTTAAACCGGGAGGCACACTGTTTATTACCCTGCCTAACTTTACCGGTGTTAACGGATGGGTACAACGCAACTACGACCTTAATAACTACGAAAAACACAACATCAATAGTATGAACCCTCCATTACTGGCCAGCTATTGCAAGGAACTTGGCTTAAAAAATGTTGAGGCATATTATTACGGCAAATTTTCGGTTTGGCTGGAAGACAGGGCTAACAAGCCCGCCATTGCTAAAGCTGTCACCAAACTGGTTTGGGTAGCAGGCAAGGTTTTCACCAAAATCATCCCGGTAGAATCGAAATTGCTATCACCTTATATTGTAGTTACAGCTACTAAATAA
- a CDS encoding voltage-gated chloride channel family protein, producing the protein MQNQNQLFSSQHFAILKNALRWTVIIIPIAVVIGSAVALFLWLLSWAIHFRFAHNWLLYLLPLAGIAIFFIYKLFGGPAEKGNNLIIDEIHNPGGGVPKRMAPLVLITTIITHLFGGSAGREGTAVQMGGSLAQMIGKWLKLNEADTQTVLTAGIAAGFGAVFGTPLTGAVFAMEVLTIGRVQYNALLPCLIAGIVGDITVAAWGVHHTPYHIDIIPVIPHWFSGYVSTDLLMIIKTIVASIAFGLVSYLFAKMVHGIKSFFTRYVKTPWLIPFIGGLIIIALTFVNGKPDYLSLGVDAEHVGVVTIPSAFHAGGADTWSWLWKTIYTTVTLGTGFKGGEVTPLFYIGATLGNTLSGLLDAPVSLFAALGFIAVFAGATNTPLACTFMGIELFGGEHALLFAVACFTAYLFSGHTGIYGSQRIGVTKLTGGPADDKTLSEAMKRRGYLYHKLAKYSFLKAKR; encoded by the coding sequence ATGCAAAATCAAAACCAACTTTTTTCTTCACAGCATTTCGCAATTCTTAAAAACGCCCTCCGGTGGACGGTCATTATCATTCCCATAGCTGTAGTTATTGGTAGCGCAGTGGCTTTGTTTCTGTGGTTGTTGAGTTGGGCTATTCATTTTCGGTTTGCACATAACTGGTTATTGTATTTGCTGCCGTTGGCAGGTATCGCGATATTTTTTATTTATAAACTTTTTGGTGGTCCGGCCGAAAAGGGGAATAATTTAATTATCGATGAAATCCATAACCCCGGTGGCGGGGTCCCCAAGCGTATGGCCCCATTGGTGCTGATTACTACTATAATTACTCATTTGTTTGGCGGCTCGGCCGGGCGCGAGGGAACGGCGGTGCAAATGGGCGGCAGCTTAGCTCAAATGATAGGCAAATGGCTTAAGCTTAATGAAGCTGATACCCAAACAGTGCTTACCGCGGGTATAGCGGCAGGTTTCGGTGCGGTATTTGGTACGCCGTTAACAGGCGCAGTATTTGCCATGGAGGTATTAACTATCGGCAGGGTTCAATATAATGCGCTGCTGCCCTGCCTTATTGCGGGCATTGTTGGCGATATTACGGTGGCCGCCTGGGGTGTTCATCATACGCCTTATCATATTGATATTATCCCTGTTATCCCGCATTGGTTTTCAGGCTACGTTTCAACCGATCTGTTGATGATCATCAAAACTATAGTGGCTTCTATCGCTTTTGGGTTGGTCAGTTACCTTTTTGCCAAAATGGTACATGGCATCAAAAGTTTTTTTACCAGGTATGTAAAAACACCGTGGCTGATCCCTTTTATTGGCGGGCTGATCATTATCGCGCTTACTTTTGTTAATGGCAAACCCGATTACCTAAGCTTAGGCGTAGATGCCGAACATGTTGGCGTTGTTACAATCCCTTCAGCTTTTCATGCCGGCGGCGCCGATACCTGGAGCTGGCTCTGGAAAACCATTTACACTACCGTAACCTTAGGTACAGGTTTTAAAGGCGGAGAGGTAACACCGCTGTTTTATATTGGCGCTACTTTGGGTAACACTTTATCCGGCTTACTTGATGCGCCGGTTAGCCTGTTTGCTGCTTTGGGTTTTATAGCCGTTTTCGCAGGCGCAACCAACACGCCGCTGGCTTGTACTTTTATGGGGATCGAACTTTTCGGCGGTGAACATGCTCTGTTGTTTGCCGTAGCCTGTTTCACAGCCTATCTTTTCAGCGGACATACGGGTATATATGGCTCCCAAAGAATTGGGGTTACTAAGTTAACTGGTGGGCCGGCTGATGATAAAACACTTTCGGAAGCGATGAAAAGACGCGGATATTTATACCATAAACTGGCGAAATATAGTTTCCTTAAAGCGAAGCGATAA
- the bshA gene encoding N-acetyl-alpha-D-glucosaminyl L-malate synthase BshA: protein MKIGIVCYPTFGGSGVVATELGKALADRGHQVHFVTYNQPARLDLFSENLFYHEVSVSNYPLFDFPPYELALASRLVDVVRHEQLDVLHVHYAIPHASAAFMAKQILMTYGIYIPVVTTLHGTDITLVGKDRTFKPVVTFSINQSDGVTAVSQNLKEDTYKFFDIKKDILVIPNFIDLSRFSLKPKDHFKKAIAPSGEKILVHTSNFRKVKRTEDVVKIFAKVIKKIPSKLLMVGDGPERSMCEQLCRDLGVTDNVRFLGKQDAVEEILSVSDLFLMPSQSESFGLAALEAMACKVPVISSNAGGLPELNIDGVTGFLKEPGDVEGMAEKAIFILEDEERLAKFKENALAHAKEFELSTILPKYENFYLEVIEQNKAKLFNQQL, encoded by the coding sequence ATGAAGATCGGAATTGTTTGTTACCCAACCTTTGGCGGAAGCGGGGTTGTTGCCACTGAACTTGGTAAAGCCCTTGCAGACCGTGGTCACCAGGTTCATTTTGTGACCTATAACCAGCCGGCCCGGTTGGATCTCTTTTCCGAAAACCTGTTTTATCACGAAGTTTCGGTTTCCAATTATCCGCTGTTCGATTTTCCGCCGTACGAGCTGGCCCTGGCAAGCAGGCTGGTGGATGTGGTACGTCATGAACAATTGGATGTATTGCATGTGCATTATGCTATACCTCATGCTTCGGCCGCGTTTATGGCTAAGCAAATATTAATGACCTATGGTATTTATATCCCGGTAGTAACTACGCTGCACGGCACCGATATTACCTTGGTTGGTAAAGACCGCACCTTTAAACCGGTTGTTACTTTTTCCATCAACCAAAGTGATGGCGTAACAGCCGTATCGCAAAACCTTAAAGAGGATACCTATAAGTTTTTTGATATTAAGAAGGATATCCTCGTGATCCCTAACTTTATTGACCTTAGCAGGTTCAGCCTTAAACCTAAGGATCATTTTAAGAAAGCGATTGCACCTTCGGGCGAAAAGATCCTGGTACATACCTCCAACTTCCGTAAAGTAAAACGTACCGAAGACGTAGTGAAGATTTTTGCTAAAGTGATTAAAAAGATCCCGTCGAAACTGCTGATGGTGGGCGACGGCCCCGAACGTTCCATGTGCGAGCAGCTTTGCCGCGATTTGGGCGTTACCGATAATGTGCGCTTTTTAGGTAAACAAGATGCTGTTGAAGAGATCCTTTCAGTATCCGATTTGTTCCTGATGCCATCGCAATCAGAAAGTTTTGGTTTAGCGGCGCTTGAGGCTATGGCTTGTAAAGTGCCGGTGATCAGCAGTAATGCCGGTGGTTTGCCCGAATTAAATATTGATGGCGTAACAGGCTTTTTGAAAGAGCCAGGAGATGTAGAAGGTATGGCAGAAAAAGCAATATTTATTTTGGAGGATGAAGAACGTTTAGCTAAATTTAAAGAAAATGCACTGGCACACGCCAAAGAGTTTGAATTATCTACCATTTTGCCCAAATATGAAAACTTTTATCTTGAGGTAATTGAGCAAAATAAAGCTAAGCTGTTTAACCAACAGTTGTAA
- a CDS encoding VOC family protein, translating to MSNHINLAINGIQHIGVPVTNIEASQQFYARLGFNNVMQAPFTDNGGTGTCVMMQRGNMIMELYQLPEALLAEIRSRSNGHIDHIAFDVDDIDLAFKTIKDAGFNVLEPEPVFLQFWKNGCKYFNITGPDGERLEFNQVL from the coding sequence ATGAGCAACCATATAAATTTAGCAATAAACGGGATACAACATATCGGTGTGCCGGTAACCAATATTGAAGCATCACAACAATTTTACGCCAGACTGGGCTTTAACAATGTAATGCAGGCCCCTTTTACCGATAACGGCGGTACCGGCACCTGCGTTATGATGCAGCGCGGCAATATGATCATGGAGCTTTACCAATTGCCTGAAGCTTTGCTGGCCGAGATCCGTTCAAGATCAAACGGGCACATAGATCATATAGCCTTTGATGTTGATGATATTGACCTCGCCTTTAAAACTATTAAAGATGCTGGCTTTAACGTGCTTGAACCAGAGCCCGTGTTTTTACAATTCTGGAAAAATGGCTGCAAATATTTTAATATCACCGGGCCGGATGGCGAGCGTTTGGAGTTTAACCAGGTGCTCTGA
- a CDS encoding energy transducer TonB — MLKALCLHIALIIFTAGNLFAQQPSFKGGQQAFNDFLKTKIIYPEYSRQNCISGTINVSFMVDKDGVVHDAKVQDGPGIDLDDEALRVIKLTSGQWVVPAGYNFKTNIVQPIRFDPDPARCGPAGIRDMQSAIASYKAQQELENAVTNYYSNKYKGKADTTKEAIIINLKKQLGYDDDFINDVLSQAGEKFKQGDKEGACDDWNFIRNIGSDKADNFIRKYCAKAP; from the coding sequence ATGCTTAAAGCACTTTGTCTCCATATCGCGTTGATCATTTTTACAGCGGGCAATTTGTTTGCCCAGCAGCCTTCGTTTAAAGGCGGACAGCAGGCGTTTAACGATTTTCTGAAGACAAAGATCATTTATCCCGAATACTCGCGGCAAAATTGTATTTCGGGAACCATCAATGTTTCGTTTATGGTTGATAAAGATGGTGTGGTACATGATGCTAAAGTACAGGATGGCCCCGGTATCGACCTTGACGATGAGGCTTTGAGGGTTATCAAACTTACATCGGGCCAGTGGGTGGTCCCGGCGGGGTATAATTTCAAAACCAATATCGTTCAACCCATCCGTTTTGACCCTGATCCCGCACGTTGCGGACCTGCCGGCATCCGCGATATGCAAAGTGCCATTGCCAGCTATAAAGCCCAGCAGGAACTGGAAAACGCCGTGACCAATTACTACAGTAACAAATACAAAGGCAAGGCTGATACCACCAAAGAGGCTATCATTATCAACCTTAAAAAACAGCTTGGCTACGATGATGATTTTATAAACGATGTACTAAGCCAGGCCGGCGAAAAATTTAAACAGGGCGACAAAGAAGGTGCCTGCGATGACTGGAATTTTATCCGCAATATCGGCAGCGATAAAGCCGACAATTTTATCAGGAAGTATTGCGCCAAGGCTCCCTAA
- a CDS encoding TonB-dependent receptor, translating into MLKRFILITLILAAFTTTHAQNKLKPQRDTTELKPVIIKGYLSDQPVISVPASVSVLNAAQLRIQPDNSFVNALNTVPGVRTEERSPGSYRLSIRGSLLRSPFGVRDVKIYFDDIPLTDAGGNSYLNAIDIAAIQKVEILKGPDGSLFGANSGGVVILSPLNRYNDSTYISAGVNGGSYGLFHEKAAVQLKTTNYLLNINQSFQTYHGYRQNSDTHRNYLQLADNWNYSGKNTLKALGIYSDLAYQTPGGLNLAQYTANPRLARQPTPTLPGAIQQHIGITTKMYLGGLTNEYHFNDHIRNVLAVFGNHVEFANPFITNYEQRSENTYGFRTYFELTGDKKPNLDWKVDLGFEWQQTNSHIANYGNKKGVKDTTQTIDDIHTNQHFVFVRYAADVYKRLHIEAAVSLNDYGYDFKNLYPLNQNNFANRNFSAQLMPRLALSYQIINALAWRASVSRGYSSPTTAEVRPTDNIVNTSLQAQYGWNYETGFRLRNSDETFMLDASVYYYRLNNAIVRRLNADETEHYINAGGTNQLGTEASLYYWIIRPGRYGFIRGLQFNESVTYSHFRFRDYIVTNANNSGNRLTGVPKNVFVSSLQIRFPESIALFVQHTFTSKIPLNDASTVYAPKYNLLQARVSYQPTIGRKTRFEIFAAADNLLNQKYSLGNDLNAVGNRYYNAAPLRNYSVGMNFMY; encoded by the coding sequence ATGCTAAAACGCTTTATTCTAATAACTCTTATACTTGCTGCTTTTACTACAACCCACGCACAAAATAAGCTCAAACCCCAAAGAGACACCACCGAACTTAAGCCGGTGATCATCAAAGGTTACCTGAGCGATCAGCCTGTGATAAGCGTACCCGCATCGGTAAGCGTGCTTAATGCAGCTCAACTCAGGATCCAGCCTGATAACTCATTTGTAAACGCGTTAAATACTGTTCCGGGGGTACGTACCGAGGAGCGTTCGCCGGGGAGTTATCGTTTATCCATCAGGGGGAGTTTATTACGTTCGCCTTTTGGCGTGAGGGACGTAAAGATCTATTTTGACGATATCCCGCTTACCGACGCCGGCGGCAACAGTTATTTAAATGCCATTGATATAGCGGCCATACAAAAGGTTGAAATATTAAAGGGCCCCGATGGCAGCTTATTTGGGGCAAATTCAGGCGGGGTAGTCATTCTTAGTCCGCTTAACCGGTATAACGACAGCACTTATATTTCGGCGGGGGTAAATGGTGGTTCGTACGGGCTGTTTCATGAAAAGGCGGCCGTGCAACTAAAAACTACCAATTACCTGCTCAATATCAACCAAAGTTTCCAAACCTATCATGGCTACCGGCAAAACAGCGATACCCACCGCAATTACCTGCAACTGGCCGATAACTGGAACTACAGCGGCAAAAATACCTTAAAAGCCCTGGGCATTTATTCCGATCTGGCCTATCAAACGCCGGGAGGTTTAAACCTGGCCCAGTATACCGCCAATCCGCGATTAGCCCGCCAGCCTACGCCAACTTTGCCCGGGGCTATTCAGCAGCATATCGGCATCACCACAAAAATGTACCTGGGTGGCTTAACCAACGAATATCATTTTAATGATCACATCCGCAACGTGCTGGCCGTGTTTGGGAACCACGTTGAGTTCGCCAATCCGTTCATTACTAATTATGAGCAACGCAGTGAAAATACCTATGGTTTCCGTACTTATTTTGAACTAACCGGCGATAAGAAACCCAATTTAGACTGGAAAGTTGACCTCGGTTTTGAATGGCAGCAAACCAACTCGCACATTGCCAATTATGGCAACAAAAAAGGCGTAAAAGATACCACCCAAACCATTGATGACATCCATACCAATCAGCATTTTGTATTTGTGCGTTATGCCGCCGATGTGTATAAACGCCTGCATATCGAAGCCGCGGTAAGCTTGAATGATTATGGTTATGATTTTAAAAACCTGTACCCGCTTAATCAAAACAACTTTGCTAACCGCAACTTTAGCGCGCAATTAATGCCGAGATTGGCTTTGTCATACCAGATCATTAACGCATTAGCGTGGCGGGCAAGCGTTAGCCGTGGCTACTCAAGTCCTACAACTGCCGAGGTACGGCCAACAGATAATATTGTAAACACAAGCCTGCAGGCTCAATACGGCTGGAACTACGAAACTGGCTTCCGCCTGCGCAACAGTGACGAAACTTTTATGCTGGATGCATCGGTTTACTACTATCGCTTAAACAATGCCATAGTACGCCGCCTTAACGCGGATGAAACAGAGCATTACATCAATGCCGGCGGTACTAATCAATTAGGGACTGAAGCTTCGCTATACTACTGGATCATCAGGCCGGGCCGATATGGTTTTATCCGCGGATTACAATTCAATGAATCTGTAACCTACAGCCACTTCAGGTTCAGGGATTATATAGTTACCAATGCCAATAATTCGGGTAACAGACTGACGGGCGTACCCAAGAACGTATTTGTAAGCAGTTTGCAGATCAGGTTCCCTGAAAGTATTGCATTATTTGTTCAGCACACCTTCACTTCAAAAATTCCGCTGAACGATGCAAGCACCGTATATGCGCCAAAATATAACCTGCTGCAGGCCCGCGTTAGCTATCAGCCAACCATTGGCCGTAAAACACGCTTTGAAATATTTGCCGCCGCGGATAACCTGCTGAACCAGAAATACAGCCTTGGTAATGATCTGAACGCGGTGGGGAATCGTTATTATAATGCCGCACCGTTGAGGAATTACTCGGTGGGGATGAATTTTATGTATTAG